From Candidatus Rokuibacteriota bacterium, a single genomic window includes:
- a CDS encoding ABC transporter ATP-binding protein has product MPAALEVRGIDVFYGRVQALRGVSLEVGHGELVTLVGPNGAGKSTLLRAVTGMVPVRAGAVLFEGAPITGRPTEAIVHLGLSMVPEGRLLFGPLSVRDNLALGAYARGRAGRRQTMIADLERVLALFPVLASRLRQPVATLSGGEQQMVAIGRALMARPRCLLLDEPSVGLAPLMVAEIFRVIETLKGEGLSMLLVEQNARAAFRIADRGYALGPGGRLGPADRAAHEAYGLELVEEEIPR; this is encoded by the coding sequence ATGCCGGCCGCCCTCGAGGTCCGGGGCATCGACGTCTTCTACGGCCGGGTGCAGGCGCTTCGCGGCGTGTCGCTCGAGGTCGGGCACGGGGAGCTCGTCACCCTGGTCGGCCCGAACGGGGCCGGCAAGAGCACGCTCCTGCGCGCCGTCACGGGGATGGTGCCGGTCCGGGCGGGCGCCGTCCTCTTCGAGGGCGCGCCCATCACGGGGCGGCCGACGGAGGCCATCGTGCACCTCGGCCTCTCGATGGTGCCCGAGGGGCGCCTGCTCTTCGGTCCGCTCAGCGTGCGGGACAACCTGGCGCTCGGTGCCTATGCGCGCGGACGCGCGGGGCGGCGGCAAACGATGATTGCCGACCTCGAGCGCGTGCTGGCGCTCTTTCCCGTCCTCGCATCCCGCCTGCGGCAGCCCGTCGCCACGCTCTCAGGCGGCGAGCAGCAGATGGTGGCCATCGGCCGGGCGCTCATGGCCCGGCCGCGGTGCCTCCTGCTGGACGAGCCCTCGGTCGGTCTGGCGCCGCTGATGGTGGCCGAGATCTTCCGCGTGATCGAGACGCTCAAGGGCGAGGGGCTCAGCATGCTGCTCGTCGAGCAGAACGCGCGCGCGGCCTTCCGCATCGCCGACCGCGGCTATGCGCTCGGGCCCGGGGGGCGGCTCGGCCCGGCCGACCGCGCCGCGCACGAAGCGTACGGACTCGAGCTGGTCGAGGAGGAGATCCCGCGATGA